Proteins from a single region of Methanoculleus taiwanensis:
- a CDS encoding type II toxin-antitoxin system RelE family toxin codes for MTWRVVFTATARHALKRIPRPVAFTIGEELASLAGKPDPKKFVKKLQGSQNPPFYSLRVGDYRVILSIVDDLVIIHVVDVGRRSSVYRKY; via the coding sequence ATGACCTGGCGTGTCGTATTCACGGCGACCGCACGGCACGCGTTGAAACGTATTCCGCGGCCTGTCGCGTTCACGATCGGAGAAGAACTTGCATCGCTTGCCGGGAAGCCCGATCCGAAAAAATTCGTCAAGAAGCTGCAGGGGTCGCAGAATCCGCCGTTTTACTCACTCCGGGTCGGCGACTACCGGGTAATCCTCTCCATCGTCGATGATCTGGTGATCATCCACGTAGTCGACGTCGGGCGTCGGAGCAGTGTATACCGAAAGTACTGA